The following are from one region of the Acidobacteriota bacterium genome:
- a CDS encoding insulinase family protein, producing the protein MVKETRNIHRRVLPNGLTVITEQMSHLRSVSIGIWLKSGSRDEDTEWNGISHFIEHMVFKGTENRSAEAIARQVDSIGGNMDAFTAKECICFNIKILDEHVPVALDVLSDLVLRPVFDANDIARERGVILEEIKMDEDSPDYLVHEIFTQSFWKDHALGKPILGTRDTVKRFERPVVSRHYGDRFAPGNLIVSAAGNLDHKHFVELVAKHFEHMKPVTNGLHSAPPKTFARINMRNKKSLEQVQICIGVPSHPIAHDKRYASYVLNTLLGGGMSSRLFQNIRERQGLAYAIYSDLNPYRDTGCMGVYAGTSRESAVKVVESVIAEFRNLKSTPIPDEELRRAKDQLKGSLMLSLESSTARMSNLARQEMYFDRFYGLDELIERIEAVTAEDLQQTAREFFQTDQIAVTVLGNLNGLKLTRDQLVC; encoded by the coding sequence ATGGTAAAAGAAACTCGCAACATTCATCGTCGCGTGTTGCCCAACGGCTTGACCGTGATCACGGAACAGATGTCGCACCTGCGGTCCGTTTCGATCGGCATCTGGCTCAAATCCGGATCCCGCGATGAAGACACGGAATGGAACGGTATCTCGCACTTCATTGAGCACATGGTGTTCAAGGGCACCGAGAACCGGTCGGCGGAAGCCATTGCTCGCCAGGTCGACTCCATCGGCGGCAACATGGACGCCTTCACTGCCAAGGAATGTATCTGCTTCAACATCAAGATTCTCGATGAGCATGTTCCCGTCGCACTCGACGTTCTGAGCGACCTGGTGTTACGTCCCGTATTCGACGCCAACGACATTGCGCGCGAGCGTGGCGTGATCCTTGAAGAAATCAAGATGGACGAAGACAGTCCCGACTATCTTGTGCACGAAATCTTCACGCAGAGTTTCTGGAAGGACCACGCCCTGGGCAAGCCGATCCTGGGCACGCGCGACACAGTGAAGCGCTTCGAACGTCCCGTTGTTTCGCGACACTACGGAGACCGATTCGCTCCCGGCAATCTGATTGTCTCTGCTGCCGGAAATCTCGATCACAAGCACTTTGTCGAACTGGTCGCCAAACATTTCGAGCACATGAAGCCGGTCACTAACGGATTGCACTCGGCGCCGCCAAAGACTTTTGCGCGGATCAACATGCGCAACAAGAAGTCGCTTGAACAGGTCCAGATCTGTATTGGCGTCCCTTCGCATCCGATCGCGCATGACAAGCGTTACGCGTCCTACGTCCTGAACACTCTTCTCGGCGGCGGCATGAGTTCGCGCCTGTTTCAGAACATCCGCGAACGGCAAGGCCTTGCCTACGCGATTTACAGCGATCTCAATCCGTATCGCGATACAGGATGCATGGGCGTATACGCCGGCACGTCGCGCGAATCGGCAGTTAAAGTCGTGGAATCCGTAATCGCCGAATTTCGAAACTTGAAATCCACGCCGATTCCGGACGAAGAATTGCGCCGCGCTAAAGATCAACTCAAAGGCAGCTTGATGCTGTCATTGGAATCGTCCACCGCGCGCATGTCGAACCTGGCGCGCCAGGAAATGTATTTCGACCGCTTTTACGGCCTCGACGAACTGATCGAGCGCATTGAAGCCGTCACCGCCGAAGACTTGCAGCAGACCGCCAGAGAATTCTTCCAAACTGACCAGATCGCAGTCACCGTTCTCGGCAACCTGAATGGCCTGAAGCTAACCCGCGACCAACTAGTTTGCTGA